One window from the genome of Streptomyces sp. NBC_00708 encodes:
- a CDS encoding ABC transporter ATP-binding protein — translation MIRLDGVHVRHKARSGGVFRRDAVHALTDANLEVKRGEIVGLVGESGCGKSTLARVLTGLQKPTEGTVTFHGRDLWEMSGAQRRQDFGSAVGVVFQDPSTALNPRLTVEQILRDPLDVHRRGTREERTARVAELLDLVGLPGHTLAALPGQLSGGQRQRVAIARALALEPELIVADEPTSALDVSVRAQVLNLLVDLRERLGLGMVFISHDIQTVRYLADRIAVLYLGRIVEEGRAADVAGAPSHPYTEALLSATPSLLEATERIVLTGPVPSATNPPAGCPFRTRCWKADDACAAAFPVRTEGPDGHRYHCVHPQTPASPAGNPAPVPSARSTA, via the coding sequence GTGATCAGGCTCGACGGCGTCCACGTACGCCACAAGGCACGCAGCGGAGGCGTCTTCCGCCGCGACGCCGTCCACGCCCTCACCGACGCGAACCTGGAGGTGAAGCGCGGCGAGATCGTCGGCCTCGTCGGCGAGTCCGGCTGCGGCAAATCCACCCTCGCCCGGGTCCTGACCGGCCTCCAGAAGCCCACCGAGGGCACGGTCACCTTCCATGGCCGCGATCTGTGGGAGATGTCCGGGGCCCAGCGCCGCCAGGATTTCGGCTCCGCCGTCGGAGTCGTCTTCCAGGACCCCTCCACCGCCCTCAACCCGCGCCTGACCGTCGAGCAGATCCTGCGCGACCCGCTCGACGTGCACCGCCGGGGCACCCGCGAGGAGCGGACCGCCCGCGTCGCGGAACTCCTCGACCTGGTGGGCCTGCCCGGCCACACCCTCGCCGCGCTGCCCGGTCAGCTCTCCGGCGGACAGCGCCAGCGCGTCGCCATCGCCCGCGCCCTGGCCCTCGAACCGGAACTGATCGTCGCCGACGAACCCACCTCCGCGCTCGACGTCTCGGTCCGCGCCCAGGTCCTCAACCTCCTGGTGGACCTGCGCGAACGTCTCGGGCTCGGCATGGTGTTCATCTCGCACGACATCCAGACCGTGCGCTACCTCGCGGACCGCATCGCCGTCCTCTACCTCGGGCGCATCGTCGAGGAGGGCCGCGCGGCCGACGTCGCCGGGGCCCCCTCGCACCCGTACACCGAGGCACTGCTCTCCGCGACGCCCAGCCTGCTGGAAGCCACCGAGCGCATCGTGCTCACCGGCCCCGTCCCCTCGGCGACCAACCCGCCGGCCGGCTGCCCGTTCCGCACCCGCTGCTGGAAGGCGGACGACGCCTGCGCCGCCGCCTTCCCGGTCCGCACCGAGGGACCCGACGGGCACCGCTACCACTGCGTCCATCCCCAGACCCCCGCGTCCCCCGCCGGGAACCCGGCCCCCGTACCGTCCGCAAGGAGCACCGCATGA
- a CDS encoding dihydrodipicolinate synthase family protein: protein MTARTPRYTGVIPPVVTPLTADGELDLPSLERVVGHLIDGGVTGLFALGSSGETAYLTPGQQDRVIEAVTAAAGGQVPVLVGAIETTTNRAIERARRAAELGADAVVVTAPFYTRTDGTEIDRHFRDVAAALDLPVLAYDVPVCVHSKLDPELLLPLAADGVLAGVKDSSGDDGSFRRLVIGARELPEFSVLTGHELVVDAMMLGGADGSVPGLGNVDPHGYVRLHEAATRGDWAAARAEQDRLVALFDIIRAARPGTASATAAGLGAFKTALMLRGVITTNVMSPPMRRLDAEETAVVAACLERAGLATV, encoded by the coding sequence ATGACCGCCCGAACCCCCCGCTACACGGGAGTGATCCCGCCCGTCGTCACCCCGCTCACCGCGGACGGCGAGCTCGACCTCCCCTCCCTGGAGCGGGTCGTGGGCCATCTCATCGACGGCGGTGTCACCGGTCTCTTCGCCCTCGGCAGCTCCGGCGAGACCGCCTACCTCACCCCGGGACAGCAGGACCGGGTCATCGAGGCCGTCACCGCCGCGGCCGGCGGTCAGGTGCCGGTCCTCGTCGGCGCGATCGAGACCACCACCAACCGGGCGATCGAGCGCGCCCGCCGCGCGGCCGAGCTGGGCGCCGACGCCGTCGTCGTGACCGCGCCGTTCTACACCCGCACCGACGGCACGGAGATCGACCGCCACTTCAGGGACGTGGCCGCCGCCCTCGACCTGCCGGTCCTGGCGTACGACGTGCCGGTCTGCGTCCACAGCAAGCTCGACCCGGAGCTGCTGCTGCCACTGGCCGCCGATGGCGTGCTGGCCGGGGTGAAGGACTCCAGCGGCGACGACGGCTCGTTCCGCCGGCTGGTCATCGGGGCCCGGGAGCTGCCGGAGTTCTCGGTGCTCACCGGTCACGAGCTGGTCGTCGACGCGATGATGCTCGGTGGCGCCGACGGCTCGGTGCCGGGACTCGGCAATGTCGACCCGCACGGTTACGTACGTCTCCACGAGGCCGCGACGCGTGGCGACTGGGCCGCCGCACGGGCCGAACAGGACCGGCTGGTCGCGCTCTTCGACATCATCCGGGCGGCCCGCCCCGGCACGGCGTCCGCCACGGCGGCCGGGCTCGGCGCGTTCAAGACCGCGCTGATGCTGCGCGGGGTCATCACCACCAATGTGATGAGCCCGCCGATGCGCCGGCTGGACGCCGAGGAGACGGCCGTGGTCGCCGCCTGTCTGGAACGCGCGGGGCTTGCCACGGTCTGA
- a CDS encoding rodlin produces MIKKVLATGAVAASILGLGATQAMAIGNDGGTTSVNGNGASQSFGNAVTKGDGSPQFDLVQGSLNKPCVGLPLKANVGSLIGLVPIAVQDVNVLSNPQNQQCTENSTQAKGDEPLSHILDGIPVLSGNGAGNS; encoded by the coding sequence GTGATCAAGAAGGTCCTGGCTACGGGTGCCGTCGCCGCCTCCATCCTCGGGCTCGGCGCCACGCAGGCGATGGCCATCGGCAACGACGGCGGGACGACCTCGGTCAACGGCAACGGTGCCTCGCAGTCGTTCGGCAACGCCGTGACCAAGGGTGACGGCAGCCCCCAGTTCGACCTGGTCCAGGGCTCGCTGAACAAGCCCTGCGTCGGTCTGCCGCTCAAGGCGAACGTCGGTTCGCTCATCGGTCTCGTCCCGATCGCGGTCCAGGACGTCAACGTCCTGTCCAACCCGCAGAACCAGCAGTGCACCGAGAACTCCACCCAGGCCAAGGGCGACGAGCCGCTGTCGCACATCCTGGACGGCATCCCGGTCCTCTCGGGCAACGGCGCCGGCAACAGCTGA